A stretch of the Kushneria konosiri genome encodes the following:
- the rlmKL gene encoding bifunctional 23S rRNA (guanine(2069)-N(7))-methyltransferase RlmK/23S rRNA (guanine(2445)-N(2))-methyltransferase RlmL, with protein sequence MKPSSTEHSSETAHEELAFLATCPRSMEVLLAEELTALGATIARTSVSSVHGSATRDVLYRLCLWSRLANRIILVVGRFEEIEDGPALVTASNSIEWERFIAPGASLRVDFHGESAQIRHTRFGAQCVKDGVVDRFQDHGRVRPDIDPKGADLRLYAHLHRGRLVLGIDLSGDSLHLRGYRLDGASAPLKENLAAALLVRADWPARAARGESLFDPMCGSGTLLIEAALMACDIAPNLARPRFGFHGWAGHDETLWQEIHGEAAHRARVGRRECRLALYGRDHNLRAVESARANAGRAGVESLIHIEHGDALARPPSMTPGLVITNPPYGERLGELPALISLYQGLGALLREHFTGWSVALLTGDPKLGHRLGMKAHRQYAFKNGSLDTRLLLIDVHERVRSEGHEPTQDAIKGDEDAGAVTHSAGAQMFANRLRKNRKRLSKWLKRSGVECYRLYDADMPEYALAIDIYGGWVHVQEYAAPRSIDANQAERRLLEAIGVLPEVLEIPADYIFLKRRERQAGRAQYERRDSSGQRFQVGEGNAKLWVNLRDYLDTGLFLDHRPVRRWLHDHSAGKRVLNLFCYTATASVQAALGGAAESLSIDMSNTYLGWAEDNFRLNRLDMSRHQLRREDCMAWLERNGPQFDLIFMDPPTFSNSKKMDNVLDIQRDHVHMIERAMAHLAPEGTLLFSNNLRRFKMDDAVGERFEVKALSKQMLDPDFERRPDIHHVYQIRHRSA encoded by the coding sequence ATGAAGCCTTCCAGCACTGAACACTCATCGGAGACGGCTCATGAGGAGCTTGCCTTTCTTGCCACCTGTCCGCGCAGCATGGAAGTCCTGCTGGCCGAGGAGCTGACAGCACTGGGTGCCACCATCGCGCGTACCAGTGTCTCAAGCGTTCATGGTAGTGCGACACGTGACGTGCTCTATCGTCTGTGCCTGTGGTCGCGTCTGGCCAATCGCATCATTCTGGTGGTCGGACGCTTCGAGGAAATCGAGGATGGCCCGGCACTGGTGACGGCGTCCAACAGTATCGAATGGGAGCGCTTCATCGCTCCCGGCGCCAGTCTGCGTGTCGATTTTCATGGCGAAAGCGCCCAGATCCGTCATACCCGCTTCGGGGCGCAGTGCGTCAAGGATGGCGTGGTAGATCGTTTTCAGGATCATGGCCGGGTTCGACCGGATATCGATCCCAAAGGGGCAGACTTGCGCCTTTACGCGCATCTGCATCGGGGCCGGCTGGTGCTTGGCATCGATCTTTCCGGGGACAGCCTGCACCTTCGCGGTTACCGACTGGATGGTGCCAGCGCCCCGCTCAAGGAAAATCTGGCGGCCGCGCTGCTGGTTCGTGCTGACTGGCCCGCACGCGCGGCTCGAGGCGAGAGCCTTTTTGATCCGATGTGTGGCTCGGGAACACTTTTGATCGAGGCTGCCCTCATGGCCTGTGACATTGCGCCCAACCTGGCTCGGCCGCGCTTTGGCTTTCACGGCTGGGCGGGTCACGACGAAACGCTATGGCAGGAGATTCACGGTGAGGCCGCGCACCGTGCGCGGGTCGGTCGGCGCGAATGTCGGCTTGCCCTGTACGGCCGCGATCATAACCTGCGCGCGGTAGAATCGGCCCGGGCCAACGCCGGTCGTGCCGGGGTGGAGTCGCTGATTCACATCGAGCACGGTGATGCGCTCGCAAGGCCCCCGTCGATGACGCCCGGGCTGGTCATTACCAATCCGCCCTATGGTGAGCGCCTGGGCGAGCTGCCGGCGCTGATCAGTCTGTATCAGGGCCTGGGTGCGCTGCTGCGCGAGCATTTTACCGGCTGGTCGGTGGCTCTTCTGACCGGCGATCCAAAGCTCGGCCACCGGCTGGGCATGAAGGCCCATCGTCAGTACGCCTTCAAAAACGGCAGTCTGGATACCCGGCTTTTGCTCATTGACGTGCATGAGCGCGTGCGTTCGGAAGGGCACGAGCCGACGCAGGATGCCATCAAGGGCGATGAAGACGCCGGTGCCGTGACCCATTCAGCCGGCGCGCAGATGTTTGCCAACCGCCTCAGGAAAAACCGGAAGCGTCTGTCGAAATGGCTCAAGCGTTCGGGAGTTGAGTGCTACCGACTGTATGACGCAGACATGCCCGAGTACGCGCTGGCCATCGATATCTACGGGGGCTGGGTTCATGTACAGGAATACGCGGCACCGCGTTCGATTGATGCCAATCAGGCCGAGCGGCGTTTGCTCGAAGCAATCGGCGTGCTGCCGGAGGTACTGGAGATTCCGGCGGATTACATCTTCCTGAAGCGCCGTGAGCGGCAGGCGGGGCGCGCTCAGTATGAACGTCGTGACAGTTCCGGCCAGCGTTTTCAGGTCGGCGAGGGCAATGCCAAACTCTGGGTGAATCTGCGTGACTACCTTGATACCGGGCTCTTTCTGGATCACCGGCCGGTGCGACGCTGGCTGCATGATCACTCGGCCGGCAAGCGGGTGCTCAACCTGTTCTGCTACACCGCTACGGCCAGCGTGCAGGCAGCGCTGGGCGGGGCCGCCGAGAGTCTGAGCATTGATATGTCCAACACCTATCTGGGCTGGGCCGAGGACAACTTCAGACTCAACCGGCTCGACATGTCACGTCATCAATTGCGGCGTGAGGATTGCATGGCCTGGCTTGAAAGAAACGGACCGCAGTTTGATCTCATCTTCATGGACCCGCCGACGTTTTCCAACTCGAAGAAGATGGACAACGTGCTCGATATTCAGCGTGATCATGTTCACATGATCGAGCGTGCCATGGCGCATCTGGCGCCGGAAGGCACACTGCTGTTCTCCAATAATCTGCGTCGTTTCAAAATGGATGACGCCGTCGGTGAACGATTCGAGGTCAAGGCGCTGTCAAAACAGATGCTGGACCCGGACTTCGAGCGTCGCCCGGACATTCATCATGTCTATCAGATTCGCCATCGCAGCGCCTAG
- the rmf gene encoding ribosome modulation factor, translated as MKRQKRDPFQKAYVSGYKAGVTGRSRDDCPSQGIEVRESWMSGWREGREAQWSGMTGVSGLHVNPMATT; from the coding sequence ATGAAAAGACAGAAACGTGATCCCTTCCAGAAAGCCTATGTCAGTGGTTACAAGGCCGGTGTGACCGGGCGCTCCAGAGATGACTGCCCCAGTCAGGGTATTGAAGTGCGGGAGTCCTGGATGAGCGGCTGGCGTGAAGGCCGTGAAGCGCAATGGTCCGGTATGACAGGGGTCTCGGGTCTGCACGTCAATCCGATGGCGACAACCTGA
- a CDS encoding quinone-dependent dihydroorotate dehydrogenase yields the protein MYKAARALLFRLDPETAHGLTLSSLDMAHRLHLQRALVSSPIEDPVTLMGLRFSNRVGLAAGLDKNAEHLDALGALGFGFVEVGTVTPRAQAGNPKPRLFRLPESGAIINRMGFNNQGVDQLIANVTNSTYDGVIGINIGKNLTTPVEQAVDDYMTCLRAVHAHAHYVTVNISSPNTPGLRSLQFGEQLNALLSALQQENRALNQRHGRRVPLAVKIAPDMSEPETDLVAECLKACEIDAVIGTNTTVSRDGIVGSPHAEEAGGLSGRPVRKASTTVVRRLREKLPDITIIGVGGIDSGEAALEKQQAGADLVQLYSGLIYKGPKLVEQCARALRDSASSAKGASL from the coding sequence ATGTACAAGGCCGCTCGTGCGCTGCTGTTTCGTCTTGACCCTGAAACGGCTCATGGCCTGACGCTGTCATCACTGGATATGGCACATCGTCTTCATCTGCAGCGGGCGCTGGTGTCTTCGCCGATCGAGGATCCCGTCACGCTGATGGGACTTCGCTTTTCCAATCGAGTCGGACTGGCCGCCGGACTGGACAAGAACGCCGAGCATCTTGATGCGCTGGGGGCTCTGGGTTTCGGTTTTGTGGAAGTCGGCACGGTGACGCCCAGGGCGCAGGCCGGTAACCCGAAGCCGCGCCTTTTTCGTCTTCCCGAAAGCGGGGCAATCATCAACCGCATGGGGTTTAACAATCAGGGTGTGGATCAGCTGATCGCCAATGTGACCAACAGCACTTATGACGGCGTGATCGGCATCAACATCGGCAAGAATCTGACCACGCCGGTCGAGCAGGCGGTGGACGACTACATGACCTGCCTGCGCGCGGTACATGCTCATGCGCACTATGTAACTGTCAATATCTCCTCGCCCAATACACCCGGTCTTCGCAGCCTGCAGTTCGGCGAGCAGCTCAATGCGCTGCTATCGGCATTGCAGCAGGAAAACCGGGCGCTCAATCAGCGCCATGGCCGTCGTGTACCGCTGGCGGTCAAGATTGCCCCGGACATGAGTGAGCCGGAAACGGATCTGGTGGCCGAGTGTCTGAAAGCCTGTGAGATAGACGCGGTGATAGGCACCAATACGACCGTCAGCCGTGACGGCATTGTGGGCAGTCCTCATGCCGAGGAAGCCGGCGGACTATCGGGACGGCCGGTGAGAAAGGCGTCAACGACGGTGGTCAGACGCTTGCGCGAGAAGCTGCCGGACATCACCATTATCGGTGTTGGTGGGATCGATAGCGGCGAAGCGGCGCTGGAAAAGCAGCAGGCCGGTGCTGATCTGGTTCAGCTTTATAGCGGTCTGATCTATAAGGGGCCGAAGCTGGTCGAGCAGTGCGCCCGGGCGTTGAGAGACAGTGCTTCAAGCGCAAAGGGGGCGTCCCTGTAA
- a CDS encoding MOSC domain-containing protein: MSACIHSLHIYPVKSLGGIDLTRSVLTAEGLCHDRRWVITDERGEFITQRGCARMAMLVPAIDEHHLIIQSPDRRHLYVSLAPPEVSPSRVRIFGKECQGLDEGDEAAHWLSAFLERPVRLKRVPRDNQRRVSPEHLDEHVAYTGFADGYPLLVASLSSLAALNARLAERSLPALPMSRFRPNIVIEGAPAFAEHGMTTLEGKSLSLWLCKPCERCRITTINQCSGDIAVPGEPLKTLMAMDHVSVGKAFFGENAVVMQGDGLALHTGMALRMR, encoded by the coding sequence ATGTCTGCCTGCATTCATTCATTGCATATCTATCCGGTCAAATCGCTGGGGGGCATCGACTTGACCCGGTCAGTATTGACGGCGGAAGGGCTTTGTCATGACCGACGCTGGGTCATTACTGATGAACGGGGAGAGTTCATCACTCAGCGAGGCTGCGCCCGGATGGCCATGCTGGTGCCTGCCATCGATGAGCATCACCTGATTATTCAGTCGCCGGATCGACGCCATCTGTACGTTTCGCTGGCGCCGCCGGAAGTGTCTCCCTCGCGCGTAAGAATTTTTGGCAAGGAATGTCAGGGGCTTGATGAGGGCGATGAAGCCGCCCATTGGCTGAGTGCCTTTCTTGAGCGCCCCGTCAGACTCAAGCGAGTCCCCAGAGACAACCAGCGTCGTGTCAGTCCGGAGCATCTGGATGAGCATGTGGCCTATACCGGTTTTGCTGATGGCTATCCGCTACTGGTGGCCTCCTTGTCTTCGCTGGCCGCACTCAACGCACGTCTGGCCGAGCGTTCTCTGCCAGCGCTGCCCATGTCGCGTTTTCGACCCAATATCGTCATTGAAGGCGCGCCTGCCTTTGCCGAGCATGGCATGACCACACTTGAAGGGAAGAGTCTGTCGCTTTGGCTGTGCAAACCCTGTGAACGCTGTCGTATTACCACCATCAATCAGTGCAGTGGCGACATCGCGGTGCCGGGGGAGCCCCTGAAAACGCTGATGGCCATGGATCACGTGTCAGTCGGCAAGGCCTTTTTTGGCGAAAATGCCGTCGTCATGCAGGGCGATGGTCTAGCGCTGCACACGGGCATGGCACTACGAATGCGCTAG
- a CDS encoding NAD-glutamate dehydrogenase produces MQSTVPDNKEDFFKALEALLEERLTPEQARDISAFARHYYAGASHEDLQERHFEDLYGATLSTWFFLQQREPDNRPKVRVFNPEYEEHGWQSTHTVVEVISPDMSFLVDSVRIELNRCGFTVHSILNTVIASERDEQQRLVRFTPPRAADAPSMRESIIYIEVDRHSDPAMLEELRVNILDVLTDVRSAVSDFDAMRAQARAALEEMDTHPPRVVDERDVNEARDFLAWLLDDHFTFLGFEEYEFQTRDGHSQLVRSSGSELGVLTLDSPRYSEEPLRFSGSGEEQGEYVLIPELISFAKSAWPSRIHRPSYPDYIIVERHNEQGDVIGERHFLGLYTLSVYNERPVNIPVLRRKIDTVLSASGIDPTGHNGKQLQQILEVYPRDELFQMGTEDLCRTAMGILSIRERRRVRLFIREDRSGRFYSCLIYVPRDVFSTDLRMRIQNMLCEELDASFGDFNTYLSESVLARIQLILRFNHDTPVEHDDRALEKKVIAIARGWRDDLHEALVEGYGEEPANRLMERYRDAFASSYREDFTSRTAVYDIGHMEELDSESSIGLSLYRQLEHENDVNLKLFHRDQPVPLSDVLPMLEHMGLRVISERPYEIERSDSEVWIHDFNLETSSREHVDLHGMRHNFMEAFTRIWSGAAESDSFNRLIISARLDWREVAMLRAYARYLKQIRFGLSQDYISTALTQHADITRELVALFKSRFDPQVARDEEEVKGIRERIEGYLEEVTSLNDDRLIRLYMDLIGATLRTNYFQPGEDGEPKPYISFKLAPRQINDVPRPRPMYEIFVYSPRMEGVHLRTSNIARGGMRWSDRFEDFRTEILGLVKAQQVKNSVIVPSGAKGGFICKQMPPGGSRDDIQKEGIACYQTLVRGMLDITDNLIDKQVVPPEHVVRHDGDDPYLVVAADKGTATFSDIANALSREYNFWMGDAFASGGKNGYDHKAMAITARGAWEAVKRHFRELGLNTQEDPFTVIGVGDMAGDVFGNGMLLSEKVQLVAAFNHRHIFIDPDPDCAASFKERKRLFGLAASGWDDYDKSLISEGGGIFSRDAKSIEITEAMKTRFGLDASRLSPAELINALLKSKVDLLWNGGIGTYVKSSEESHADVGDKANDTLRVNGCELGCRVVGEGGNLGVTQLGRREAAQHGVRLNTDFIDNAGGVNCSDHEVNIKILLDEVVTRGDMTGKQRNDLLAEMTDEVADLVVDDNYRQTQALSLSRLLSAENLGPYRRFICDLEETGQLDRELEALPDDATLATRAERGEGLTHPELSSLISHAKIDLKGMLAESDVPNEPGIVDHAERAFPATLVKRYGKEIANHRLRHQIVVTKVAGDVVDHMGIPFVRRLMDITGTSAGEVVRAYVMARDSFGLASLWEEIEALDSQVETAIQYDMMLSLVRLLRRATRYFLRYHMQSDAETVVGQYAPDLERLGDNIGERLRGEAQRQCMSLRDRYIEAGAPEALAERVAATESLYAGLGIIDTAALTGVSLERVADTYYLIGEQLSLPWMLEQVNRLEVNDSWQTIARETLRDDLDRQQLMLTASVLRGEEGEDVDRCVEQWMKQHKAPVERWCALLEEVHSTDELGYALFTVAVRALGELSERPPSGH; encoded by the coding sequence CAAAGGTTCGTGTCTTCAATCCCGAATATGAAGAGCATGGCTGGCAGTCGACCCATACGGTAGTGGAAGTCATCAGTCCGGACATGTCATTTCTGGTTGATTCGGTACGTATCGAACTCAACCGCTGTGGCTTCACCGTGCATTCCATCCTGAATACGGTCATCGCCAGCGAGCGTGACGAGCAGCAGCGTCTGGTGCGCTTCACTCCGCCCCGGGCTGCCGATGCGCCCTCAATGCGTGAATCCATTATCTACATTGAGGTGGATCGTCACTCCGATCCGGCCATGCTCGAAGAGCTCAGGGTCAATATTCTGGATGTATTGACCGATGTTCGCTCGGCTGTCTCCGATTTTGACGCCATGAGGGCCCAGGCCCGCGCGGCGCTTGAGGAGATGGACACGCATCCGCCGCGCGTCGTGGATGAACGTGACGTCAACGAGGCCCGCGACTTTCTGGCCTGGCTGCTGGACGATCATTTTACCTTTCTGGGCTTTGAAGAGTATGAGTTCCAGACCCGGGATGGCCATTCACAGCTGGTCCGCTCCAGTGGCAGCGAACTCGGGGTACTGACCCTGGACAGCCCGCGCTACAGCGAGGAGCCCCTGCGCTTTAGTGGCAGCGGCGAAGAGCAGGGGGAGTATGTGCTGATCCCCGAGCTGATCTCCTTTGCCAAGAGTGCCTGGCCTTCCCGCATTCATCGCCCGAGTTACCCGGACTACATCATTGTCGAGCGCCACAATGAGCAGGGTGATGTCATCGGAGAGCGTCACTTCCTTGGCCTCTATACCCTGTCAGTCTACAACGAGCGCCCGGTCAACATTCCGGTGCTGCGTCGCAAGATCGACACTGTGCTTAGTGCCTCGGGTATCGATCCGACCGGTCACAACGGCAAGCAGCTCCAGCAGATTCTGGAGGTTTATCCTCGTGATGAACTTTTCCAGATGGGTACGGAGGATCTCTGCCGTACCGCCATGGGAATCCTGAGCATTCGCGAACGTCGCCGCGTGCGGCTCTTTATTCGCGAAGATCGCTCCGGACGTTTTTATTCCTGCCTGATATATGTGCCGCGTGACGTCTTTTCGACCGATCTGCGAATGCGCATTCAGAACATGCTCTGCGAAGAGCTGGATGCCAGCTTTGGCGACTTCAATACCTATCTTTCCGAGTCGGTGCTGGCGCGTATCCAGCTGATTCTGCGCTTTAACCACGACACGCCCGTGGAGCATGACGATCGCGCGCTGGAGAAAAAGGTCATCGCCATTGCTCGCGGCTGGCGTGATGACCTGCATGAGGCGCTGGTTGAAGGCTACGGTGAGGAACCGGCCAATCGTTTGATGGAGCGCTACCGTGATGCCTTCGCGAGCAGCTATCGGGAAGATTTTACATCGCGCACCGCCGTTTATGATATTGGCCACATGGAAGAGCTCGACAGTGAGAGTTCGATCGGTCTGAGCCTTTATCGTCAGCTTGAGCATGAAAACGACGTCAACCTCAAGCTCTTTCATCGCGACCAGCCGGTGCCACTGTCTGATGTGCTGCCCATGCTGGAGCACATGGGGCTTCGCGTCATCAGTGAGCGACCCTACGAGATCGAGCGCTCTGACAGCGAAGTCTGGATTCATGACTTCAATCTGGAAACCTCCAGTCGTGAGCATGTCGATCTGCACGGTATGCGCCACAATTTCATGGAGGCTTTCACGCGCATCTGGTCAGGCGCGGCCGAAAGCGACAGCTTCAATCGGCTGATCATTTCAGCCAGGCTTGATTGGCGCGAAGTGGCCATGCTTCGCGCCTATGCACGCTATCTCAAGCAGATTCGCTTCGGGCTTTCCCAGGATTACATCTCTACGGCATTGACCCAGCATGCCGACATTACCCGCGAACTGGTGGCTCTGTTCAAGTCACGCTTTGATCCTCAAGTGGCGCGTGACGAAGAGGAAGTCAAAGGAATTCGCGAGCGTATCGAGGGTTATCTTGAAGAGGTGACCAGCCTCAATGATGACCGTCTGATCCGTCTTTACATGGATCTGATTGGTGCCACGCTGCGTACCAACTACTTCCAGCCCGGCGAGGATGGCGAACCCAAGCCCTATATCTCCTTCAAGCTTGCGCCGCGCCAGATCAATGACGTGCCGCGTCCGCGTCCGATGTATGAAATCTTTGTCTACTCTCCTCGCATGGAAGGGGTGCACCTTCGTACCAGCAACATTGCTCGTGGCGGCATGCGCTGGTCGGACCGCTTTGAAGACTTTCGTACCGAAATCCTCGGGCTGGTCAAGGCGCAGCAGGTCAAGAATTCGGTGATCGTACCCAGCGGCGCCAAGGGCGGCTTTATCTGCAAGCAGATGCCGCCTGGCGGTAGCCGTGATGACATCCAGAAAGAGGGCATTGCCTGCTATCAGACCCTGGTACGCGGGATGCTGGACATTACCGATAACCTGATCGACAAGCAGGTCGTACCACCCGAGCACGTTGTGCGTCATGACGGGGATGATCCCTATCTGGTCGTAGCAGCCGACAAGGGCACGGCTACTTTCTCCGACATCGCCAATGCGCTGTCCCGTGAATACAACTTCTGGATGGGCGATGCCTTCGCTTCCGGCGGCAAGAACGGCTACGACCACAAGGCCATGGCGATCACTGCCCGCGGTGCCTGGGAAGCCGTCAAGCGCCACTTCCGCGAGCTTGGTCTCAACACTCAGGAAGATCCCTTTACCGTCATCGGGGTCGGCGACATGGCCGGCGACGTCTTCGGTAACGGTATGCTGCTGTCGGAAAAGGTTCAGCTGGTGGCGGCCTTCAACCATCGCCATATCTTCATTGACCCCGATCCTGACTGCGCGGCCTCCTTCAAGGAACGCAAGCGTCTGTTCGGACTTGCGGCCTCAGGCTGGGATGATTACGACAAGTCCCTGATCAGTGAAGGTGGCGGGATCTTTTCGCGCGATGCCAAGTCGATCGAAATTACCGAGGCCATGAAGACGCGTTTTGGTCTTGACGCCTCGCGTCTGTCGCCGGCCGAGCTGATCAATGCACTGTTGAAGTCGAAGGTTGATCTGCTCTGGAACGGTGGGATCGGCACCTACGTCAAATCGAGTGAAGAGAGTCACGCTGATGTGGGTGACAAGGCCAACGATACGCTGCGTGTCAATGGCTGCGAGCTGGGGTGCCGCGTGGTTGGCGAGGGTGGCAACCTTGGCGTCACCCAGCTGGGCCGTCGTGAAGCCGCACAGCATGGTGTTCGTCTCAATACCGACTTCATCGATAATGCCGGGGGCGTCAACTGCTCTGACCATGAGGTCAACATCAAGATCCTGCTGGATGAGGTAGTCACGCGCGGTGACATGACCGGCAAGCAGCGCAATGATCTTCTGGCCGAAATGACCGATGAAGTGGCGGATCTGGTGGTGGATGACAACTACCGCCAGACTCAGGCGCTTTCCCTTTCCCGGTTGCTGTCAGCAGAGAATCTGGGCCCTTATCGTCGTTTCATCTGCGATCTGGAAGAGACCGGGCAGCTGGACCGTGAGCTGGAAGCCCTGCCGGATGACGCCACGCTTGCCACACGTGCCGAGCGCGGTGAAGGCCTGACGCATCCGGAGCTCTCTTCCCTGATTTCTCATGCCAAGATTGACCTCAAGGGCATGCTGGCGGAATCCGATGTTCCCAATGAGCCGGGGATCGTCGATCACGCCGAGCGCGCTTTCCCGGCAACTCTGGTCAAGCGTTATGGCAAGGAAATTGCCAACCATCGGCTGCGCCATCAGATCGTGGTGACCAAGGTGGCTGGTGATGTGGTCGACCACATGGGTATCCCGTTTGTCCGACGGCTGATGGACATTACCGGTACCAGTGCCGGTGAGGTGGTCAGGGCTTATGTCATGGCGCGTGACAGCTTCGGGCTGGCGTCGCTCTGGGAAGAGATCGAGGCGCTGGATTCGCAGGTCGAGACTGCCATTCAGTACGACATGATGCTCTCACTGGTGCGCCTCCTGCGTCGTGCGACACGCTACTTCCTGCGCTATCACATGCAAAGTGACGCCGAAACCGTGGTCGGGCAGTACGCGCCGGATCTTGAACGTCTGGGCGATAACATTGGTGAAAGGCTCAGGGGAGAGGCACAGCGCCAGTGCATGTCGCTGCGCGATCGCTACATTGAAGCCGGGGCCCCCGAGGCACTGGCCGAGCGGGTGGCGGCTACCGAAAGTCTTTATGCCGGGCTTGGCATCATCGATACGGCTGCGCTGACAGGCGTCTCCCTTGAGCGGGTGGCCGATACCTACTATCTCATCGGCGAGCAGCTCTCGCTGCCGTGGATGCTGGAGCAGGTCAATCGCCTTGAGGTAAACGACAGCTGGCAGACCATCGCACGTGAAACACTGCGCGATGATCTTGATCGGCAGCAGCTGATGCTGACGGCCAGCGTATTGCGCGGTGAAGAAGGTGAGGATGTCGATCGCTGTGTCGAGCAGTGGATGAAACAGCACAAGGCGCCGGTTGAGCGATGGTGCGCACTGCTAGAGGAAGTGCATTCCACTGATGAGCTGGGCTATGCGCTCTTTACCGTCGCAGTACGAGCACTTGGTGAGCTCTCCGAGCGGCCTCCGTCCGGTCACTGA